From Klebsiella electrica, the proteins below share one genomic window:
- the fhuB gene encoding Fe(3+)-hydroxamate ABC transporter permease FhuB → MRSRLSPLAALLLTVLAIAAFALSFLNLQAALPQHEWRQALWQPDIDNIAQMLFHYSLLPRLAVSLLVGAGLGLVGLLFQQVLRNPLAEPTTLGVATGAQLGMTVTTLWAIPGVLASQFAALAGACFVGALVFGVSWGKRLSPVTLILAGLVVSLYCGALNQLMVIFHHDQLQSMFLWSTGTLTQTDWSVVQRLWPQLLGGFILTLLLLRPLTLMGLDDGVARNLGLALSLARLATLTLAIVISAMLVNAVGIIGFIGLFSPLLAKMLGARRLLSRLLLAALIGALILWLSDQIILWLTRVWREVSTGSVTALIGAPLLLWLLPRLRSISAPVMNAGDKVPVERQNVSGFALGGVLILLLALLVALAFGRDAQSWHWASGSQLDQLMPWRWPRVFAALFAGVMLAVAGCIIQRLTGNPMASPEVLGISSGAAFGIVLMLFFVPGNAFGWLLPAGSLGAAVTLLVILVAAGRGGFSPHRMLLAGMALSTAFTMLLMMLQASGDPRMAQILTWISGSTYSATPEMVIRSGIAMVLLLILLPLCRRWLTILPLGGEAARAVGMALTSSRVVLLLLAACLTAAATLTIGPLSFVGLMAPHIARMMGFRRTMPQMVMAGLIGGLLLVFADWCGRMMMFPYQIPAGLLSTFIGAPYFIYLLRKQSR, encoded by the coding sequence ATGAGATCGCGACTGTCTCCTCTGGCGGCTCTGCTGCTGACCGTGCTGGCGATTGCCGCGTTTGCGCTCAGCTTCTTGAATCTCCAGGCGGCGCTGCCGCAGCACGAGTGGCGTCAGGCGCTGTGGCAGCCGGATATCGACAATATCGCTCAGATGTTATTCCACTACAGCCTGCTGCCGAGGCTGGCGGTGTCGCTGCTGGTTGGCGCGGGACTCGGACTGGTGGGCCTGCTGTTCCAGCAGGTGCTGCGTAACCCGCTGGCGGAACCGACCACCCTCGGGGTGGCGACCGGCGCCCAACTGGGGATGACGGTGACGACGCTGTGGGCGATTCCCGGGGTACTGGCTTCGCAGTTTGCCGCGCTGGCGGGGGCCTGTTTTGTCGGAGCGCTGGTTTTCGGCGTCTCGTGGGGGAAGCGGCTCTCGCCGGTGACCCTGATTCTTGCCGGTCTGGTGGTCAGTCTGTACTGCGGGGCGCTGAATCAACTGATGGTTATTTTCCATCACGATCAGCTGCAAAGTATGTTTCTGTGGAGCACCGGTACGCTGACGCAAACCGACTGGAGCGTGGTGCAACGGCTGTGGCCGCAGCTGCTCGGTGGCTTCATCTTAACGCTGCTGCTGCTGCGCCCCCTCACGCTGATGGGGCTGGATGATGGCGTGGCGCGTAATCTTGGACTGGCGCTTTCCCTGGCGCGCCTGGCCACGCTGACGCTGGCGATCGTTATCAGCGCGATGCTGGTGAACGCGGTGGGGATTATCGGTTTTATCGGCCTGTTTTCGCCGCTGCTGGCGAAAATGCTCGGCGCGCGTCGTCTGCTGTCGCGTCTGCTGCTGGCGGCGCTGATTGGCGCGCTCATTCTCTGGCTGTCGGACCAAATTATTCTGTGGCTGACCCGGGTGTGGCGGGAGGTTTCCACCGGCTCCGTGACGGCGCTGATCGGCGCGCCGCTGCTGCTGTGGCTGCTGCCGCGCTTGCGCAGCATCAGTGCGCCGGTGATGAATGCCGGCGATAAGGTGCCGGTGGAACGGCAAAACGTATCGGGATTTGCGTTGGGGGGCGTGCTGATCCTGCTGCTGGCGCTCCTCGTTGCGCTGGCCTTTGGGCGGGATGCTCAGAGCTGGCACTGGGCGAGCGGCTCGCAGCTGGATCAACTGATGCCGTGGCGCTGGCCGCGGGTGTTCGCCGCGCTGTTCGCCGGGGTGATGCTGGCGGTCGCGGGCTGTATTATCCAGCGCCTGACCGGTAACCCGATGGCCAGTCCGGAAGTGCTGGGCATCAGCTCCGGCGCAGCTTTTGGTATTGTCCTGATGCTGTTTTTCGTTCCCGGTAATGCTTTCGGCTGGCTGCTGCCTGCCGGTAGTCTGGGGGCAGCGGTGACGCTGCTGGTGATCCTCGTTGCTGCCGGGCGCGGCGGTTTCTCGCCGCACCGGATGCTGCTGGCGGGGATGGCGCTCAGCACCGCCTTCACCATGCTGTTGATGATGCTGCAGGCCAGCGGCGATCCGCGAATGGCGCAGATTCTGACGTGGATCTCCGGGTCGACGTACAGCGCAACGCCGGAAATGGTGATACGTAGCGGGATCGCCATGGTGCTACTCCTGATTCTGCTGCCGCTGTGTCGGCGCTGGCTGACGATTCTGCCGTTGGGCGGTGAAGCCGCGCGCGCGGTAGGCATGGCGCTGACATCGTCGCGGGTTGTTCTGCTGCTGCTGGCCGCCTGTCTGACGGCAGCGGCCACGCTGACTATCGGTCCGTTAAGTTTTGTTGGCCTGATGGCGCCGCATATTGCGCGCATGATGGGCTTTCGCCGCACGATGCCGCAGATGGTGATGGCCGGGCTGATCGGTGGGTTGCTGTTGGTCTTTGCCGACTGGTGCGGGCGAATGATGATGTTTCCGTATCAGATCCCGGCCGGGCTATTGTCGACCTTTATCGGTGCGCCGTACTTTATTTATCTGCTGAGGAAACAGAGCCGGTAA
- the fhuD gene encoding Fe(3+)-hydroxamate ABC transporter substrate-binding protein FhuD, whose product MEKTPFITRRRLLAAMALSPLLWQMRGAQAATLDPQRIVALEWLPAELLLALGVTPYGVADIPNYNLWVNEPALPSSVIDVGLRTEPNLELLTQMKPSFIVWSAGYGPSAEKLARIAPGRGFTFSDGKRPLLMAQQSLNEMAGLIGRQQAAKRHLAEFDALMENLRPRFAHRGERPLLMITVLDPRHVLVFGQNCLFQEVLDRFGIKNAWRGESAFWGSVSVGIDRLAAYKETDVICFDHGNHAEMRQLMSTPLWQAMPFVREGRFQRVPAVWFYGATLSAMHFARVLADAQGGAA is encoded by the coding sequence ATGGAAAAGACCCCTTTCATTACCCGTCGCCGTCTGCTGGCGGCGATGGCCCTGTCGCCCCTGCTGTGGCAGATGCGCGGCGCCCAGGCTGCAACCCTCGATCCGCAGCGTATTGTGGCGCTGGAGTGGCTGCCGGCAGAACTCCTGCTGGCGCTTGGCGTGACGCCCTACGGCGTGGCCGATATCCCGAACTATAACCTGTGGGTGAATGAACCGGCGCTGCCCTCCTCGGTGATTGATGTCGGGCTGCGTACGGAGCCAAATCTTGAGCTGCTGACGCAGATGAAACCGTCGTTTATCGTCTGGTCGGCCGGATATGGACCGTCGGCAGAGAAGCTGGCGCGCATTGCCCCAGGGCGGGGATTCACTTTCAGCGACGGTAAACGACCGCTGCTGATGGCGCAGCAATCCCTCAACGAGATGGCCGGGCTGATTGGCCGGCAGCAGGCGGCGAAGCGCCATCTGGCGGAGTTTGATGCGCTGATGGAGAACCTGCGCCCGCGTTTCGCCCATCGCGGCGAGCGTCCGCTGCTGATGATCACTGTGCTCGATCCCCGCCATGTCCTGGTTTTCGGCCAGAATTGTCTGTTCCAGGAAGTGCTCGATCGCTTCGGCATTAAAAATGCCTGGCGCGGTGAAAGCGCCTTCTGGGGCAGCGTCAGCGTGGGAATCGATCGGCTGGCCGCCTACAAAGAGACCGATGTCATCTGCTTTGACCATGGTAATCATGCCGAAATGCGCCAACTGATGAGTACGCCGCTATGGCAGGCGATGCCGTTTGTCCGCGAAGGGCGCTTCCAGCGCGTGCCGGCTGTCTGGTTCTACGGCGCGACGCTGTCGGCGATGCATTTTGCCCGCGTGCTGGCGGATGCCCAGGGAGGTGCGGCATGA
- the fhuC gene encoding Fe3+-hydroxamate ABC transporter ATP-binding protein FhuC codes for MQENSPHADTTFSLNHVTFRVPGRTLLHPLSLTFPAGKVTGLIGHNGSGKSTLLKMLGRHQPPSQGDVLLDGQPLDSWGSKAFARKVAYLPQQLPPAEGMTVRELVAIGRYPWHGALGRFGTADRQKVEEAIALVGLKPLAHRLVDSLSGGERQRAWIAMLVAQDSRCLLLDEPTSALDIAHQVDVLALVHRLSQQRGLTVIAVLHDINMAARYCDYLVALRGGEMIAQGTPAQLMRSETLEQIYGIAMGILPHPAGSAPVSFVY; via the coding sequence ATGCAGGAAAACTCTCCGCACGCTGATACCACGTTTTCGTTGAATCACGTTACCTTTCGCGTACCTGGCCGTACGCTGCTGCATCCTCTCTCCTTAACTTTCCCGGCGGGAAAAGTGACGGGGCTGATTGGCCATAACGGCTCCGGCAAATCCACGCTGCTGAAAATGCTCGGCCGCCATCAGCCGCCGTCGCAAGGCGATGTACTGCTGGACGGGCAGCCGCTGGATAGCTGGGGCAGCAAAGCCTTTGCCCGTAAAGTGGCCTATCTGCCGCAGCAGCTGCCGCCAGCGGAAGGGATGACGGTGCGCGAGCTGGTGGCCATTGGCCGCTATCCGTGGCACGGTGCGTTGGGGCGTTTTGGCACCGCCGATCGGCAGAAAGTTGAAGAGGCGATTGCGCTGGTCGGCCTGAAACCGCTGGCGCACCGGCTGGTTGACAGCCTGTCCGGCGGCGAACGCCAGCGGGCGTGGATTGCTATGCTGGTGGCGCAGGACAGCCGCTGTTTACTGCTGGATGAACCCACCTCGGCGCTGGATATTGCCCATCAGGTTGATGTCCTGGCGCTGGTACACCGTCTGAGTCAACAGCGCGGGCTAACGGTGATAGCCGTCCTGCACGATATCAACATGGCCGCCCGTTACTGCGATTATCTGGTCGCGTTACGCGGCGGTGAGATGATTGCGCAGGGAACGCCCGCGCAGCTGATGCGCAGCGAAACGCTGGAGCAAATTTACGGTATTGCGATGGGTATTCTGCCGCATCCGGCGGGTAGCGCGCCGGTAAGCTTTGTCTATTGA
- the fhuA gene encoding ferrichrome porin FhuA — MARPKTAQPNHSLRKIAVVVATAVSGMSVYAQAAVEPKQEETITVIAAPAPQESAWGPAPTIAAKHSATATKTDTPIEKTPQSVSVVTRAEMDIKQPTTVKEALSYTPSVFSTRGSSTTYDVVTIRGFTTSTTVNTNQYLDGMKLQGNNYAEVSMDPYFLERVEVMRGPTSVLYGNSNPGGIVSMVSKRPTTEPLKEIQFKMGTDNLWQTGFDFSDAIDDNGVWSYRLTGLGRSQDAQQQMAKSTRYAVAPSFSWRLDDKTDFTFLSNFQNDPYAGYYGWLPREGTVVPYYDANGNAHKLPTDYNEGEPDNKMSRRQQMVGYSFSHQFDDTFTVRQNLRYSDVKTLYRSVYGNGYSATGQIKRAYVRSDEHLNTFTVDTQLQSDFATGAVNHTLLTGVDYSRMRNDINADYGSADAISMNNPQYGDANVNVNFPYAVLNRMEQTGLYAQDQMEWDKWVMTLGGRYDYAMASTLTRSSDDLAENHDQQFTWRGGINYLFDNGISPYFSYSQSFEPVSGSSREGRPFDPSRGEQYEAGVKYVPKDMPVVVTAAVYQLTKDKNLTADPNDPYGIYSVQTGEIRSRGFELEAKAAVNANINLTAAYSYTDAEYTEDTVFKGKRPAEVPRNMASLWADYTFHENALSGLTVGAGARYIGSTVSYYKNDTDSGKKNDAFNVAGYALMDATVKYDLARFGLPGSSVGINVNNLFDREYVSSCYSEYACYWGAGRQVIATATFRF; from the coding sequence ATGGCGCGTCCAAAAACTGCTCAGCCAAATCACTCGCTGCGTAAAATCGCAGTCGTAGTAGCCACGGCGGTTAGCGGCATGTCTGTCTATGCGCAGGCAGCAGTTGAACCGAAGCAAGAAGAAACCATCACCGTTATCGCGGCGCCAGCCCCGCAAGAGAGTGCCTGGGGTCCGGCGCCCACGATCGCTGCGAAACATTCGGCGACGGCGACCAAGACCGATACCCCGATTGAAAAAACACCGCAGTCTGTCTCCGTCGTCACCCGTGCCGAGATGGACATTAAGCAGCCGACTACGGTGAAAGAGGCGCTGTCCTATACGCCGAGCGTGTTCTCCACCCGCGGCAGCTCTACCACCTATGACGTAGTGACCATTCGCGGCTTCACGACTTCCACAACGGTCAATACCAACCAGTATCTGGACGGTATGAAGCTGCAGGGGAACAACTATGCCGAAGTGTCGATGGACCCTTACTTCCTTGAACGCGTGGAAGTGATGCGTGGGCCAACATCGGTACTGTACGGCAACAGCAACCCTGGCGGCATCGTCAGTATGGTGAGCAAGCGTCCGACGACCGAACCGCTGAAAGAAATTCAGTTCAAAATGGGTACCGATAATCTGTGGCAGACCGGTTTTGACTTCAGTGATGCCATCGATGATAACGGCGTATGGTCGTATCGACTGACCGGTTTAGGCCGCAGTCAGGATGCGCAGCAGCAGATGGCGAAATCGACTCGCTACGCGGTCGCGCCCTCCTTCAGCTGGCGTCTGGATGATAAAACCGACTTCACTTTCCTGAGCAACTTCCAGAACGATCCGTATGCCGGTTACTACGGCTGGCTGCCTCGCGAAGGGACCGTGGTGCCGTATTATGACGCCAACGGCAACGCCCATAAACTGCCGACTGATTACAATGAAGGCGAGCCGGATAACAAGATGTCCCGCCGTCAGCAGATGGTCGGCTACAGCTTCTCTCATCAGTTCGATGACACCTTCACGGTGCGTCAGAACCTGCGCTATAGCGACGTGAAGACGCTGTACCGCTCCGTTTACGGTAATGGCTATTCGGCTACGGGCCAAATCAAGCGCGCCTATGTGCGATCTGATGAACATCTCAATACGTTCACCGTTGATACGCAGCTGCAGTCTGACTTTGCCACTGGCGCGGTCAACCATACCTTGCTGACCGGAGTTGATTACTCGCGCATGCGTAATGATATCAATGCCGATTACGGTTCTGCCGATGCCATCAGCATGAACAACCCGCAATACGGTGATGCGAACGTCAATGTGAACTTCCCCTACGCGGTGCTGAACCGCATGGAGCAGACCGGCCTGTATGCCCAGGATCAGATGGAGTGGGACAAATGGGTGATGACGTTGGGCGGCCGCTATGATTACGCCATGGCTTCGACCCTGACGCGCTCTTCTGACGATCTCGCGGAAAACCACGATCAGCAGTTTACCTGGCGTGGTGGTATTAACTATCTGTTTGACAACGGCATCTCTCCGTACTTCAGCTATAGCCAGTCCTTCGAACCGGTTTCCGGCTCTTCCCGCGAAGGCAGGCCGTTCGATCCTTCCCGCGGCGAGCAGTATGAAGCGGGCGTGAAATACGTTCCGAAAGATATGCCGGTGGTGGTGACCGCGGCGGTCTATCAGCTGACCAAAGATAAAAACCTGACGGCTGATCCCAATGATCCGTATGGAATTTATAGCGTTCAAACAGGTGAAATTCGCTCGCGCGGTTTTGAGCTGGAAGCAAAAGCGGCGGTCAATGCCAATATCAATCTGACGGCGGCCTATAGCTATACCGATGCAGAATACACCGAAGACACTGTATTCAAAGGCAAACGCCCGGCGGAAGTACCGCGCAATATGGCATCGCTGTGGGCGGATTATACCTTCCACGAGAACGCGCTGAGCGGTCTGACGGTCGGGGCCGGCGCGCGTTATATCGGCTCGACGGTGAGCTACTACAAAAATGATACGGACTCCGGGAAGAAAAACGACGCCTTCAACGTGGCTGGCTATGCATTGATGGATGCCACGGTGAAATACGATCTGGCGCGTTTTGGTCTGCCAGGCTCGTCAGTGGGGATCAACGTGAACAACCTGTTCGATCGTGAGTACGTATCCAGCTGCTACAGCGAATACGCCTGCTACTGGGGCGCAGGACGTCAGGTTATTGCAACTGCAACCTTCCGCTTCTAA
- the mrcB gene encoding bifunctional glycosyl transferase/transpeptidase yields the protein MAGDDREPIGRKGKPSRPAKQKVTRRRVRDEDYDDNYDDDDYEDQEPMPKKAKGKGNKPRRKRTWLWLLFKIGVVIAVLVAAYGVYLDQKIRSRIDGKVWELPAAVYGRMVNLEPDMQISKSEMVRLLNATQYRQVSAMTRPGEYTVQAKSIEMIRRPFDFPDSKEGQVRARLTFDGDHLETIENMENNRQFGFFRLDPRLITMLQSANGEQRLFVKRSGFPDLLVDTLLATEDRHFYEHDGISLYSIGRAVLANLTAGRTVQGASTLTQQLVKNLFLSSERSYWRKANEAYMALIVDARYSKDRILELYMNEVYLGQSGDNEIRGFPLASLYYFGRPVEELSLDQQALLVGMVKGASIYNPWRNPKLALERRNLVLRLLQQQNVIDQELYDMLSARPLGVQPRGGVISPQPAFMQMVRQELQAKLGDKVKDLSGVKIFTTFDSVAQDAAEKAATDGIPLLKKQRKLPDLETAMVVVDRFTGEVRAMVGGAEPQFAGYNRAMQARRSIGSLAKPATYLTALSLPNQYRLNTSIADAPITIRLPNGQTWSPQNDDRRFSGQVMLVDALTRSMNVPTVNLGMALGLPAITDTWVKLGAPKDQLHPVPAMILGALNLTPIEVAQAFQTIASGGNRATLSALRSVIAEDGTVLYQSYPQAERVVPAQAAYMTLWTMQQVVLRGTGRQLGAKYPGLHLAGKTGTTNNNVDTWFAGIDGSQVTITWVGRDNNQPTKLYGASGAMSIYQRYLANQTPTPLALTAPEDVVDMGVDSNGNFVCSGGMRSLPVWTTTPDELCRQGEQMQQQQLEQQQQNNPFNQSGQQQPAQQQQQQQPAKQEKSDGVAGWIKDMFGGN from the coding sequence ATGGCGGGAGATGACCGCGAGCCTATCGGACGTAAGGGAAAGCCCTCGCGTCCGGCAAAACAAAAGGTGACTCGTCGTCGGGTCCGGGATGAGGACTATGACGATAATTACGACGACGATGATTATGAGGATCAAGAGCCGATGCCGAAGAAAGCAAAAGGCAAAGGTAATAAGCCTCGCCGTAAACGGACCTGGCTATGGCTGCTGTTCAAGATAGGGGTCGTGATTGCGGTGCTGGTTGCCGCTTACGGTGTCTATCTCGATCAGAAAATCCGTAGCCGTATCGACGGCAAGGTTTGGGAGCTTCCGGCGGCGGTTTATGGCCGCATGGTTAACCTCGAACCGGATATGCAGATCAGCAAAAGCGAGATGGTTCGTCTGCTGAATGCTACGCAGTACCGCCAGGTCAGCGCGATGACGCGTCCGGGCGAGTATACCGTGCAGGCCAAAAGCATTGAGATGATCCGTCGTCCGTTTGATTTCCCTGATAGTAAAGAAGGGCAGGTGCGCGCGCGCCTGACCTTTGACGGCGATCACCTGGAGACGATCGAGAATATGGAGAACAACCGCCAGTTCGGTTTCTTCCGTCTCGATCCGCGGCTGATTACCATGCTGCAGTCGGCAAATGGCGAACAGCGTCTGTTTGTCAAGCGCAGCGGCTTCCCGGATCTGCTGGTGGATACGCTTCTGGCGACCGAAGACCGTCACTTCTATGAACACGACGGGATTAGCCTGTACTCGATTGGTCGCGCGGTGCTGGCGAACCTGACGGCCGGGCGCACGGTGCAGGGGGCCAGTACGCTGACCCAGCAACTGGTGAAAAACCTGTTCCTTTCCAGCGAGCGCTCTTACTGGCGTAAAGCGAACGAAGCCTATATGGCGCTGATCGTTGATGCGCGTTACAGCAAGGATCGTATCCTTGAGCTGTATATGAACGAGGTGTACCTCGGTCAGAGCGGCGACAACGAAATTCGCGGTTTCCCGCTGGCGAGCCTTTATTACTTTGGCCGCCCGGTCGAAGAGCTCAGCCTCGATCAGCAGGCGCTGCTGGTCGGGATGGTGAAAGGCGCATCGATTTACAACCCGTGGCGTAATCCGAAGCTGGCGCTGGAAAGACGCAATCTGGTGCTGCGTCTGCTGCAGCAGCAGAACGTGATCGATCAGGAGCTGTATGACATGCTGAGCGCGCGTCCGCTGGGCGTGCAGCCGCGCGGCGGCGTGATCTCGCCACAGCCGGCGTTTATGCAGATGGTTCGTCAGGAACTGCAGGCGAAACTGGGTGATAAGGTGAAAGATCTCTCCGGCGTGAAGATCTTTACGACCTTTGACTCCGTCGCGCAGGATGCGGCGGAAAAAGCGGCGACCGACGGCATTCCGCTGTTGAAGAAACAGCGTAAGCTGCCGGATCTGGAAACCGCGATGGTGGTGGTTGACCGCTTTACCGGTGAAGTGCGGGCGATGGTCGGCGGTGCGGAACCGCAGTTTGCCGGTTACAACCGCGCGATGCAGGCCCGCCGTTCAATCGGTTCTCTGGCGAAGCCAGCGACCTATCTGACGGCGCTGAGCTTGCCGAACCAGTATCGCCTGAACACCTCGATTGCCGATGCGCCGATCACCATCCGTCTGCCAAACGGTCAAACCTGGTCCCCGCAGAACGACGATCGCCGTTTTAGCGGTCAGGTGATGCTGGTGGATGCGTTGACGCGCTCGATGAACGTGCCGACCGTTAACCTCGGGATGGCGCTGGGTCTGCCGGCGATAACCGACACCTGGGTCAAACTGGGGGCGCCGAAAGATCAGCTGCACCCGGTGCCGGCGATGATTCTCGGGGCGCTGAACCTGACGCCGATCGAAGTCGCGCAGGCGTTCCAGACTATCGCCAGCGGCGGTAACCGCGCGACGCTTTCGGCGCTGCGTTCGGTCATCGCCGAAGATGGTACCGTGCTGTATCAGAGCTATCCACAGGCAGAGCGGGTGGTGCCGGCGCAGGCTGCGTACATGACGCTGTGGACCATGCAGCAGGTTGTGCTGCGCGGTACCGGCCGTCAGCTTGGAGCGAAGTATCCGGGTCTGCATCTGGCGGGGAAAACCGGGACCACCAACAATAACGTCGATACCTGGTTTGCCGGGATTGACGGCAGCCAGGTGACCATTACCTGGGTGGGTCGCGATAACAACCAGCCGACGAAACTCTACGGTGCCAGCGGCGCAATGTCTATTTACCAGCGCTATCTGGCTAACCAGACGCCGACGCCGCTGGCGTTGACGGCACCGGAAGACGTGGTGGATATGGGCGTGGACAGCAATGGCAACTTCGTGTGTAGCGGGGGAATGCGTTCGCTTCCGGTCTGGACAACCACCCCGGATGAGCTGTGTCGCCAGGGCGAGCAGATGCAACAGCAGCAGCTGGAGCAACAGCAGCAGAACAATCCGTTCAATCAGTCCGGGCAGCAGCAACCGGCGCAACAGCAACAGCAGCAACAGCCAGCGAAGCAGGAAAAGAGCGATGGCGTAGCTGGCTGGATTAAGGATATGTTCGGCGGTAACTGA
- the hrpB gene encoding ATP-dependent helicase HrpB: MSQLPVAAVLPELLSALQQAPQVLLNAPTGAGKSTWLPLQILADGHIDGRIILLEPRRLAARNVAQRLAELLGEKPGETVGYRMRAETCVGPNTRLEVVTEGILTRMIQHDPELSGVGLVILDEFHERSLQADLALALLLDVQQGLREDLKLLIMSATLDNDRLQRLLPSAPTICSEGRAFPVEKRFQALAAHQRFDEAVAIAAAELLRQERGSLLLFLPGVGEIQRVQAQLAERVADDVVLCPLYGALPLSEQRKAILPAAAGKRKVVLATNIAETSLTIEGIRLVVDSAQERVARFDARTGLTRLMTQRISQASMTQRAGRAGRLEPGICLHLLGKEQAERAAAQSDPEILHSDLSALLLELLQWGCPDPAQLNWLDLPPEANLAAARRLLTALSALEGNRLSARGREMAALGNDPRLAAMLTAATDADDAATAAKLAAILEEPPRGASSDLGAAFARQQPNWQQRARQLLKRLGNRDGQPDAQRLAPLLAPAFVDRIARRRGQEGRYQLANGMGAMLDADDALGRHEWLIAPLLLQGSASPDARILLALPLDVNALLAQCPGLAQCSDTVEWDEAQGTLKAWRRTCIGQLVLKTQPLAKPSEEELHQAMLNGIRDKGLGVLNWTAEAEQLRLRLHCAAQWLPEEAWPAVDDASLLESLEAWLLPQMSGVHSLRALKALDVRQALQNWLPWSLRQTLDSELPTHYTVPTGSRIAIRYHADNPPALAVRMQEMFGEAATPTIAQGRVALVLELLSPAQRPLQITRDLSAFWQGTYREVQKEMKGRYPKHVWPDDPANTAPTRRTKKYS, from the coding sequence GTGTCCCAATTGCCGGTTGCCGCCGTCCTCCCTGAACTTCTTTCCGCACTGCAGCAGGCGCCGCAGGTATTGCTCAATGCGCCAACCGGCGCCGGGAAATCGACCTGGCTGCCGCTGCAAATACTCGCCGATGGTCATATCGACGGGCGCATTATCCTGCTGGAGCCGCGGCGATTGGCCGCCCGCAACGTGGCTCAACGCCTGGCGGAGCTGCTGGGCGAGAAACCGGGGGAGACCGTCGGCTACCGGATGCGCGCCGAAACCTGCGTCGGACCAAATACGCGGCTGGAGGTGGTGACTGAAGGCATCCTGACGCGGATGATCCAGCACGATCCCGAACTGAGCGGCGTCGGGCTGGTGATCCTTGATGAATTCCACGAGCGTAGTCTGCAGGCGGATCTGGCGCTGGCGCTATTGCTGGATGTCCAGCAGGGGCTACGGGAGGATCTTAAACTGCTGATTATGTCAGCGACGCTGGATAACGATCGCCTGCAGCGGCTGTTGCCTTCGGCTCCGACCATTTGCTCTGAAGGGCGTGCGTTCCCGGTGGAAAAACGATTTCAGGCGCTTGCCGCGCATCAGCGTTTCGATGAAGCGGTCGCCATCGCTGCTGCGGAACTGCTGCGCCAGGAGCGCGGCTCGCTGCTGCTGTTCCTCCCGGGCGTGGGGGAAATTCAGCGGGTACAGGCGCAGCTGGCCGAACGGGTGGCCGACGATGTGGTGCTGTGTCCGCTGTACGGAGCGTTGCCGCTGAGCGAGCAGCGCAAAGCGATTCTCCCCGCAGCGGCAGGCAAACGTAAGGTGGTGCTGGCGACCAATATCGCCGAGACCAGCTTAACCATCGAAGGCATCCGGCTGGTGGTCGATAGCGCCCAGGAGCGCGTCGCTCGCTTTGACGCCCGTACCGGCTTAACCCGCCTGATGACACAACGCATCAGCCAGGCGTCGATGACCCAACGCGCCGGTCGCGCCGGTCGTCTGGAGCCGGGGATTTGTCTGCATTTGCTTGGCAAAGAGCAGGCGGAACGCGCGGCGGCCCAGAGCGATCCGGAGATACTGCACAGCGATCTCTCCGCGCTGCTGCTGGAGCTTTTACAGTGGGGATGCCCCGATCCGGCGCAGCTGAACTGGCTCGATTTGCCGCCTGAGGCAAACCTGGCCGCGGCGCGGCGCTTGCTGACGGCGCTATCGGCGCTGGAGGGGAACAGACTATCGGCGCGCGGGCGCGAAATGGCCGCCCTGGGTAACGATCCGCGTCTCGCGGCGATGTTGACGGCGGCCACTGATGCGGATGATGCGGCGACCGCGGCGAAACTGGCGGCGATCCTCGAAGAGCCTCCGCGCGGCGCAAGCAGCGATCTCGGCGCGGCGTTTGCCCGCCAGCAGCCGAACTGGCAGCAGCGGGCCCGGCAGCTTCTGAAGCGGCTGGGCAACCGCGATGGTCAGCCCGATGCACAACGCCTGGCGCCGCTGCTGGCCCCGGCATTTGTCGACCGGATCGCCCGTCGCCGCGGTCAGGAAGGGCGCTACCAACTCGCCAACGGGATGGGGGCGATGCTGGACGCCGACGATGCGCTCGGGCGCCACGAATGGCTGATTGCGCCTCTGCTCCTGCAGGGAAGCGCCTCGCCGGACGCGCGGATTCTGCTGGCGCTGCCGCTGGACGTCAATGCGCTGCTGGCGCAGTGTCCCGGGCTGGCGCAATGTTCCGATACCGTCGAATGGGATGAGGCGCAGGGGACGCTGAAGGCCTGGCGACGCACCTGCATTGGTCAACTGGTGTTAAAAACCCAGCCGCTGGCGAAGCCCTCGGAAGAGGAGCTGCATCAGGCGATGCTCAACGGCATTCGCGATAAGGGGCTCGGCGTGCTTAACTGGACGGCGGAAGCCGAACAACTGCGCCTGCGCCTGCACTGCGCGGCACAATGGTTGCCAGAAGAGGCGTGGCCGGCCGTCGATGACGCCTCGCTGTTGGAGTCGCTGGAAGCCTGGCTGCTACCGCAGATGAGCGGGGTGCACTCGCTGCGCGCGCTGAAAGCGTTGGATGTGCGCCAGGCGCTACAAAACTGGCTGCCGTGGTCGTTGCGCCAGACGCTGGACAGCGAACTGCCAACCCACTACACGGTGCCGACCGGGAGCCGGATAGCGATCCGCTACCATGCCGACAATCCGCCCGCGCTGGCGGTACGTATGCAGGAGATGTTTGGCGAAGCCGCCACGCCGACGATAGCCCAGGGCCGGGTCGCGCTGGTGTTGGAGCTGCTGTCGCCTGCGCAGCGTCCGCTGCAGATTACCCGCGACCTCAGCGCTTTCTGGCAGGGGACCTATCGCGAGGTGCAAAAAGAGATGAAGGGGCGTTACCCCAAACACGTCTGGCCGGACGATCCGGCCAATACCGCGCCAACGCGGCGCACCAAAAAGTATTCGTAG